In Candidatus Cloacimonadota bacterium, the following proteins share a genomic window:
- a CDS encoding family 10 glycosylhydrolase: MKRLEILILILTALTALSAELRSLWVLPWDIKSPEAIDELIDDAVQNHQNELLVEVRYRSDALYTPNRTGYRYFNPEPRSYILEDDGFDPLEYIIRQAHAHHLKVQAWVIVFNATPLKQELVAENYMYQNYRHWFTHDAQGNPMRSSEQFGYFIDPGVPEVQDYLLNVFSDIVAGYPDLDGLHLDYIRYPSSKWGYHPRSVARYEQAKKQGEVLSWNEWRTRQISDFVSKCYHRIKSINPKIILSAAVFSTIYDARIAYAQDWYDWLDKGIIDRIYPMAYTLDYGDFRDQLTDMKQRGYEEKLIIGLRAWNANGGSLMPLDSPRYNITHINKRIALIRDGEFAGIALFSYEGIKKNNALISLANLAYPPLEDAEVKEEVIVPEVQLASALDPNKKAVDARFEALAGSYVISLEVPLGGRWTWGLCNKDMKTIYSKEQYLLKGPHQIFWNGKPNGVDTVVAGNYFFTAFREGDETKYYIPVTLGSSLYE; the protein is encoded by the coding sequence TGAAACGATTGGAGATACTGATATTGATTCTGACAGCTCTCACGGCATTATCTGCTGAACTGCGGTCATTATGGGTTTTACCTTGGGATATAAAAAGCCCGGAGGCAATAGACGAGCTTATCGATGATGCTGTACAAAACCATCAAAATGAACTACTGGTGGAAGTTCGCTACCGCTCAGACGCACTTTATACTCCCAATAGGACTGGATATAGGTACTTTAATCCGGAACCTCGCAGCTACATCCTGGAAGATGACGGTTTTGACCCCCTGGAGTACATCATAAGGCAAGCTCATGCCCATCATTTGAAGGTTCAGGCTTGGGTAATAGTGTTCAATGCCACTCCCTTGAAGCAGGAACTCGTTGCGGAAAACTATATGTATCAAAACTATCGGCATTGGTTTACGCACGATGCACAAGGAAATCCGATGCGCAGCTCCGAGCAATTTGGCTATTTTATAGATCCCGGTGTCCCAGAGGTTCAGGACTATCTACTGAATGTTTTTAGCGACATCGTGGCGGGATATCCCGATCTTGACGGACTTCATCTGGACTATATACGCTATCCCAGCTCCAAGTGGGGTTATCATCCCAGATCTGTAGCCAGGTACGAACAAGCCAAGAAGCAAGGAGAGGTACTAAGCTGGAATGAATGGCGTACACGTCAGATCAGCGATTTTGTGAGCAAATGTTATCACCGCATAAAGAGTATCAATCCCAAGATAATACTTAGTGCTGCAGTGTTTTCAACCATATACGATGCCAGAATAGCATATGCTCAGGATTGGTATGACTGGTTGGATAAGGGTATCATAGACAGAATCTACCCTATGGCTTATACCTTAGATTATGGCGACTTTAGAGATCAATTGACAGATATGAAACAGAGAGGATATGAGGAGAAACTGATTATTGGGCTGAGAGCCTGGAATGCCAACGGAGGGTCGTTGATGCCCTTGGATAGCCCTCGCTACAACATTACTCACATAAACAAACGTATCGCTCTGATTCGGGATGGCGAATTTGCGGGAATTGCCTTGTTTAGCTATGAAGGGATAAAGAAGAACAATGCCTTGATAAGCCTGGCTAATCTGGCCTACCCTCCTCTCGAAGATGCAGAAGTAAAAGAAGAAGTAATAGTACCAGAGGTACAGCTTGCTTCTGCGCTGGATCCAAATAAGAAAGCCGTGGACGCCAGATTTGAAGCACTGGCTGGATCGTATGTGATATCTTTGGAAGTTCCCCTTGGCGGACGATGGACCTGGGGCTTGTGTAATAAAGATATGAAGACTATCTACAGCAAAGAGCAGTATCTTTTGAAAGGCCCTCATCAGATCTTTTGGAATGGGAAACCAAACGGAGTGGACACTGTAGTGGCCGGGAATTATTTTTTCACTGCGTTTAG